A single region of the Lysinibacillus sp. B2A1 genome encodes:
- a CDS encoding ABC transporter ATP-binding protein: MLKVQNIDVFYGNIQALKGLSLEVNEGEIVTLIGANGAGKSTLLKTLSGLLKPKGGIIEYEGFSIAGKAAQSIVKSGISHVPEGRRVFANMSVEENLELGAYLRNDKAGIKKDMDHVFELFPRLLERRKQQSGTLSGGEQQMLAMGRALMAKPKLLLMDEPSMGLAPLMVKNIFNIIEQVNNEGTTVLLVEQNANMALSVANRAYVLETGRIVLSGTAKELQESEQVKAAYLGGL; the protein is encoded by the coding sequence ATGCTAAAAGTACAAAATATAGATGTATTTTACGGAAATATACAAGCATTAAAGGGCCTCTCTTTAGAAGTAAACGAGGGTGAGATTGTCACATTAATCGGTGCGAACGGTGCAGGTAAAAGTACATTATTAAAAACATTGTCTGGCTTGCTAAAACCTAAGGGAGGCATTATTGAATATGAGGGCTTCTCTATCGCAGGAAAGGCAGCTCAGTCTATTGTGAAATCTGGTATTTCGCATGTTCCCGAGGGACGTCGTGTCTTTGCTAATATGTCAGTAGAAGAAAACTTGGAGCTTGGAGCTTATCTTCGTAATGATAAGGCAGGGATAAAAAAAGATATGGATCATGTCTTTGAGCTATTCCCACGTTTACTAGAGCGTCGTAAACAACAATCAGGGACACTATCTGGCGGTGAGCAACAAATGCTTGCAATGGGGCGTGCATTAATGGCTAAACCCAAGCTGTTATTAATGGATGAGCCTTCAATGGGGCTTGCGCCGCTCATGGTAAAAAATATTTTCAATATTATTGAGCAGGTCAATAATGAGGGTACTACGGTATTGCTTGTTGAGCAAAATGCCAATATGGCACTGTCAGTAGCTAATCGTGCATACGTATTGGAAACAGGGCGTATTGTTCTTTCTGGTACAGCAAAAGAGCTACAAGAAAGTGAACAAGTAAAGGCAGCATATTTAGGCGGCTTATAA
- the livG gene encoding high-affinity branched-chain amino acid ABC transporter ATP-binding protein LivG (Part of the ABC transporter complexes LivFGHMJ and LivFGHMK involved in the high-affinity transport of branched-chain amino acids; LivFGHMK is specific for the transport of leucine, while LivFGHMJ is a transporter for leucine, isoleucine, and valine) → MTGNLLINVENMGIQFGGLKAVQGVNMYLNQGELVGLIGPNGAGKTTSFNMLTGVYTPTEGTITFDGIKLNGLAPYQVTQKGISRTFQNIRLFKELSVLDNVKVANHSLAKHTMWSSIFRLPNHFKGEAEMELQSIEFLKIFGLDIYKDELSKNLPYGMQRRLEIARALAAKPKLLLLDEPAAGMNPQETHDLMELIAFIRKEFGLTILLIEHDMSLVMGICERIYVLDHGQLIADGTPEEIRNNPKVIEAYLGEEVIS, encoded by the coding sequence ATGACTGGAAACCTTCTTATCAATGTTGAAAATATGGGCATTCAATTCGGTGGTTTAAAGGCTGTACAGGGCGTTAATATGTACCTAAATCAGGGAGAGTTAGTTGGTCTTATAGGACCAAATGGTGCTGGGAAAACGACGAGCTTTAATATGCTGACAGGTGTTTATACTCCAACTGAGGGTACCATTACATTTGATGGTATAAAGCTAAATGGGCTTGCCCCATATCAAGTCACACAAAAGGGCATTAGCCGTACATTCCAAAATATCCGTTTATTTAAAGAATTGTCTGTTCTAGATAATGTAAAAGTAGCGAATCATTCGCTTGCTAAGCATACAATGTGGTCCTCCATTTTTCGCTTGCCGAATCACTTTAAAGGTGAGGCAGAAATGGAGCTTCAATCCATTGAGTTCTTAAAAATCTTTGGACTAGACATTTATAAAGATGAGCTGTCCAAAAACTTGCCATACGGAATGCAGCGTCGATTAGAAATTGCTCGTGCCCTTGCAGCAAAGCCTAAGCTGTTATTACTAGATGAGCCAGCAGCAGGGATGAACCCACAGGAAACACATGATTTAATGGAGTTAATAGCATTTATTCGAAAAGAATTCGGCTTAACCATTCTTCTTATAGAGCATGATATGAGCTTAGTTATGGGTATTTGCGAACGTATCTATGTACTGGATCATGGTCAACTAATCGCTGATGGGACACCAGAAGAAATACGCAACAATCCGAAGGTAATCGAAGCTTACCTTGGTGAGGAGGTTATCAGCTAA
- a CDS encoding branched-chain amino acid ABC transporter permease, with product MKKSKVFWGYAVLALVIYAVVQILITSGVLDIYYQNMLITMCINIMLAVSLHIVIGITGQFSIGHAGFLAVGAYISAIITTKLMLPFPLAIFLGALAAAVAGLIVGIPTLRLKGDYLAIATLGFAEIIRIIFLNTDYVGGAAGMQVKYLSNWTYAFVGVFLTILVISNFTNSRHGRACISIREDEIAADAMGINTTYYKVVAFAIGSFFAGLAGAIFAHNFYIIQPTTFGFLKSFDILIYVVLGGLGSLSGSVIAAIFLTMISAYLANFPETRMIIYSLVLIVVMLYRPTGLMGTKEITDLFKFGKKGGTK from the coding sequence ATGAAAAAGTCTAAAGTTTTCTGGGGCTATGCCGTATTAGCGCTAGTCATCTATGCAGTTGTACAAATTCTTATTACCTCAGGTGTACTTGATATTTACTATCAAAATATGCTGATAACAATGTGTATTAACATTATGCTTGCGGTCAGCTTGCATATTGTTATTGGAATTACTGGTCAATTTTCAATCGGACATGCGGGGTTCTTAGCAGTAGGTGCATATATCTCTGCTATTATTACAACAAAGCTTATGCTGCCGTTCCCATTAGCAATCTTCTTAGGGGCGCTTGCTGCAGCAGTGGCAGGATTAATTGTAGGTATTCCAACATTACGATTAAAGGGTGACTATTTAGCAATTGCTACACTTGGCTTTGCAGAAATTATTCGTATTATTTTCTTAAATACGGATTATGTAGGCGGGGCAGCTGGGATGCAGGTTAAATATTTATCCAATTGGACATATGCATTCGTAGGTGTTTTTCTAACAATTCTAGTAATCTCAAATTTTACGAATTCTCGTCACGGACGCGCATGTATCTCTATTCGTGAGGATGAAATTGCGGCAGATGCGATGGGTATTAATACTACTTATTATAAAGTAGTAGCCTTCGCTATTGGTTCTTTCTTCGCCGGACTTGCAGGGGCTATATTTGCACATAATTTTTATATTATTCAGCCAACAACTTTCGGTTTCTTAAAATCATTTGATATTTTAATCTATGTTGTACTTGGCGGATTAGGAAGTCTTTCGGGCTCTGTTATTGCTGCGATCTTCCTAACTATGATTTCTGCGTACCTCGCAAACTTCCCAGAGACACGTATGATTATTTACAGCTTAGTATTAATTGTTGTTATGCTGTACCGTCCAACTGGTTTGATGGGAACAAAGGAAATTACGGATCTATTTAAGTTTGGTAAAAAAGGAGGTACAAAATAA
- a CDS encoding branched-chain amino acid ABC transporter permease, with product MEWIQQLVNGISLGSIYALIALGYTMVYGIIKLINFAHGDVFMIGAFIGFYAIAKWELGFFPALLLAMAICAIFGVLIERIAYKRLRNATRIAALITAIGVSLLIEYTTIFFRGAQPAAYPDVIKNKSFDIFGVQISSTSILILSVAVVLMFLLQFIVHKTKIGKAMRAVSHDADAARLMGINVDNTISATFAIGSALAGAAGVIFGVYYTKIDPLMGVIPGVKAFIAAVLGGIGIIPGAMVGGMLLGVVESLVSALGFSLWRDAAAFVILILILIFRPSGIFGKNAREKV from the coding sequence ATGGAATGGATACAGCAGCTTGTGAATGGTATTTCACTAGGTAGTATCTACGCATTAATAGCGTTAGGGTATACGATGGTATACGGGATTATTAAGCTAATTAACTTTGCCCACGGCGATGTTTTCATGATTGGGGCATTTATTGGCTTTTACGCAATTGCTAAATGGGAGCTTGGCTTTTTCCCAGCACTATTATTGGCAATGGCAATCTGTGCAATATTTGGTGTTCTCATTGAACGCATTGCGTATAAGCGTTTACGAAATGCTACACGAATTGCTGCATTAATTACTGCAATTGGTGTTTCACTATTAATCGAATATACGACGATTTTCTTCAGGGGTGCGCAACCAGCAGCCTATCCTGATGTCATTAAAAATAAATCATTTGATATTTTCGGCGTTCAAATCAGCAGTACATCCATTTTAATTTTATCTGTCGCAGTTGTACTGATGTTTCTTTTACAATTCATCGTGCATAAAACAAAAATCGGAAAGGCGATGCGTGCCGTTTCTCATGATGCGGATGCAGCGCGTTTAATGGGAATTAACGTTGATAATACCATTTCAGCGACATTTGCTATTGGTTCAGCATTAGCAGGAGCTGCTGGCGTTATCTTTGGTGTGTATTATACGAAAATCGATCCTTTGATGGGGGTTATTCCTGGAGTTAAGGCATTCATCGCAGCTGTTCTTGGTGGTATAGGAATTATTCCTGGAGCTATGGTTGGCGGCATGCTATTAGGTGTAGTGGAGTCATTAGTGAGTGCGCTCGGCTTCTCGTTATGGCGTGATGCGGCAGCATTCGTTATTTTAATTTTAATTTTAATCTTCAGACCATCGGGTATCTTTGGTAAAAACGCCCGTGAGAAAGTGTAG
- a CDS encoding ethanolamine utilization protein EutJ: protein MKENKKLKKFGSLLVASSLLAGVLAGCGAGDSSSSGGSSSSGGSSGGGSSDGETIKIGANLELSGNVASYGSSIGLGAELAVKEINDKGGIDGKKIELIKVDNKSENSEATAAAIKLITQDKVVAMLAPATSGNTVATVQIANDKKVPIVTGSGTAPNITVNEDGSVNEYAFRTCFIDPFQGIVAANFASNELQAKNVAIFADNASDYAKGLAKSFKETITKNGGKVVKEEAYVAKDADFRTQLTNIKGANPDFIFIPGYYEEVGLIVKQAREMGIDVPLMGADGWDSPTLVELAGKKALNNTYITNHYSAEDPDQKIQDFVKAFKAANKDKAPDAFNALGYDSIYYIADAIERAGSTDGEAIKKALAKTEDLSLVTGTFSVDEQHNPIKTATVLEFQDGKQVFNSKVNP, encoded by the coding sequence ATGAAAGAGAACAAAAAGCTTAAAAAGTTCGGTTCACTTTTAGTTGCTTCTTCATTACTTGCTGGTGTACTTGCTGGTTGTGGTGCTGGAGATAGTTCAAGTTCAGGAGGAAGCTCATCATCAGGTGGTTCATCAGGCGGTGGTTCATCTGACGGCGAGACAATCAAAATCGGTGCAAACCTAGAGCTTTCAGGTAACGTAGCTTCTTATGGATCTTCGATTGGATTAGGCGCAGAGCTTGCTGTGAAAGAGATTAATGACAAAGGCGGTATCGATGGTAAAAAAATTGAGCTGATTAAAGTAGATAACAAATCAGAAAACTCAGAGGCAACTGCAGCAGCCATTAAACTAATAACACAGGATAAAGTAGTAGCGATGCTAGCTCCTGCAACTTCTGGTAATACAGTTGCAACAGTGCAAATTGCCAACGACAAGAAAGTTCCAATTGTTACTGGTTCTGGGACAGCCCCAAATATTACAGTAAATGAAGATGGCAGCGTTAACGAATATGCATTCCGTACTTGCTTTATTGATCCATTCCAAGGGATTGTAGCTGCAAACTTTGCCTCTAATGAATTACAAGCGAAAAATGTAGCTATTTTTGCTGACAATGCATCTGATTATGCTAAAGGTCTAGCAAAATCATTTAAAGAAACAATTACTAAAAATGGTGGTAAAGTCGTAAAAGAAGAAGCATATGTAGCTAAAGACGCTGATTTCCGTACACAGTTAACGAATATTAAAGGAGCGAACCCTGACTTCATCTTTATCCCTGGATACTATGAAGAGGTTGGTTTAATTGTTAAACAAGCGCGTGAAATGGGTATAGATGTTCCATTGATGGGCGCTGATGGCTGGGATTCGCCAACATTAGTAGAGCTAGCTGGTAAGAAAGCGCTTAATAATACGTATATTACAAACCACTACTCTGCGGAAGACCCAGATCAAAAAATTCAAGACTTCGTAAAAGCATTTAAAGCTGCGAACAAGGATAAAGCACCTGATGCATTCAATGCACTTGGCTATGACTCAATCTATTATATTGCAGATGCTATTGAGCGTGCAGGCTCTACAGATGGGGAAGCAATTAAAAAAGCATTAGCAAAAACAGAAGATCTTTCTTTAGTAACAGGTACTTTCTCAGTTGACGAACAACATAACCCAATTAAAACAGCAACAGTTCTTGAATTCCAAGACGGTAAACAAGTGTTCAACTCTAAAGTTAATCCTTAA
- a CDS encoding methyltransferase produces MNEHQYDKYLHINTVGEQYGFPKLAHYHRYEPTPYTGLEQLFSAYKMPDNTVFIDMGCGKGRVPIYVHHKFHIQTIGIEMDAGFYAEAESNKRSYLQKNNAPIPISFIHAIAEEYMVQPCDTVFFFFNPFSIHIFRTVIHNIWKSYEQHMREIHIILYYPPYDYLQFLLHGTPFELIHEIHLENEKNINERLCVFALKKA; encoded by the coding sequence ATGAATGAACATCAATATGATAAGTATTTGCATATTAATACAGTTGGTGAACAGTATGGTTTTCCTAAACTTGCGCATTATCACCGCTACGAGCCAACGCCATATACAGGCTTAGAACAATTGTTTTCAGCCTATAAAATGCCTGATAATACAGTGTTTATTGATATGGGATGTGGGAAAGGAAGAGTTCCTATTTATGTGCATCATAAATTTCACATCCAGACAATTGGAATAGAAATGGATGCAGGCTTTTATGCAGAAGCTGAGAGTAATAAAAGGAGCTATCTTCAAAAAAATAATGCGCCAATACCCATCTCCTTTATTCATGCGATAGCGGAAGAATATATGGTTCAACCATGCGACACAGTTTTCTTTTTTTTCAATCCATTCTCTATTCATATTTTCCGTACAGTCATTCATAATATTTGGAAGTCTTATGAGCAACATATGCGTGAAATTCATATTATTCTTTACTACCCACCATATGATTATTTACAGTTTTTACTCCATGGAACACCATTTGAATTAATCCATGAGATTCATTTAGAAAATGAAAAAAATATAAACGAGCGCCTCTGTGTGTTTGCGTTAAAAAAAGCTTAG
- a CDS encoding DUF4956 domain-containing protein — translation MDTIKFSDIFKSNFLEKTTSFSLIDSVIGLVVAFFVGIFIYAVYKKTFNGVIYSHSFNISLLIMTMATALVIMGISSNVLLSLGMVGALSIVRFRTPIKDPMDLVYIFWAIVSGILCGAGFIPLVIIGAVLIGLVLLVFVNKITVENPYLLIVKFEEELACDEVERIIAAQSNKFALKSKSIMQHDEIETTYEIRVKQNDAKLMDHLTKVPGVKSAVMLSYDGNFTA, via the coding sequence ATGGATACAATCAAGTTTAGTGATATTTTTAAATCTAACTTTTTAGAAAAAACAACCTCATTTTCATTAATAGATTCAGTTATTGGCTTAGTAGTAGCCTTCTTTGTTGGAATTTTTATTTACGCTGTATATAAGAAGACCTTTAATGGTGTAATTTACTCCCATTCTTTTAATATTTCACTGCTAATTATGACAATGGCCACTGCGCTCGTTATTATGGGAATCAGTTCAAACGTGTTGTTATCGTTAGGTATGGTTGGTGCGTTATCAATCGTGCGTTTCCGAACACCCATTAAAGACCCTATGGATTTAGTCTATATTTTCTGGGCAATCGTTTCTGGGATTCTATGTGGCGCAGGGTTTATACCACTTGTTATTATTGGTGCAGTTTTAATTGGGCTTGTGCTACTGGTCTTTGTAAACAAAATTACTGTGGAAAATCCATATTTATTAATTGTGAAATTTGAAGAAGAACTAGCTTGTGATGAAGTAGAAAGAATTATCGCTGCACAATCTAATAAATTCGCTCTAAAATCAAAATCCATTATGCAACATGATGAAATTGAAACAACCTATGAAATTCGTGTGAAACAAAATGATGCCAAGCTAATGGATCATCTGACAAAGGTACCAGGAGTAAAATCAGCAGTAATGCTTAGTTACGATGGTAATTTCACAGCTTAG
- a CDS encoding molecular chaperone has translation MSTITSFNPNGRREIKQAISYPDYALLKSKLWHVMQLDKHAGMNGKYLIRSTYFDNFANKVLNEKKEGYINRDKYRVRVYDKSSAIINLERKSKRNNLTFKTKCAISRKEYEKMRSGETSWMEEDQRPLIRDLYQEMKYNQLKPVTVVDYEREAYVYAYGNVRITFDSKVQSSLRNTDMFNTKLPMVDVLEPNLVILEVKYDDYLPDMIKYLLQSVDTRAEAYSKYQLSRMYG, from the coding sequence ATGTCTACTATAACTTCGTTTAATCCTAACGGTCGAAGGGAGATCAAACAAGCAATTTCTTATCCCGACTATGCCTTATTAAAATCCAAGCTATGGCATGTGATGCAGTTAGACAAGCATGCAGGGATGAATGGTAAATATTTAATTCGCAGCACTTACTTCGATAATTTTGCTAATAAGGTTCTTAATGAGAAAAAGGAGGGCTATATCAACCGTGATAAATACCGAGTACGAGTTTATGATAAATCCTCAGCCATTATTAATTTGGAAAGGAAAAGTAAGCGTAATAATCTTACCTTTAAAACAAAGTGTGCTATCTCCCGAAAGGAATATGAAAAAATGCGTAGTGGCGAAACATCTTGGATGGAAGAAGATCAACGCCCATTAATTCGGGATTTATATCAGGAAATGAAGTATAACCAGCTGAAACCAGTTACGGTCGTCGATTATGAGAGAGAGGCATATGTGTATGCTTATGGAAACGTGAGAATCACCTTTGATAGCAAGGTGCAATCAAGTCTCCGTAATACAGATATGTTTAATACCAAATTACCCATGGTGGATGTACTTGAACCAAACCTAGTTATTTTAGAGGTGAAATATGATGACTACTTACCAGATATGATTAAGTATTTACTGCAATCAGTAGATACACGTGCAGAAGCCTATTCAAAATATCAACTTAGTCGAATGTATGGCTAA
- a CDS encoding foldase encodes MKNRLFRTLILPAGFVMLLAGCTVGSDYVAKVDGEKILQAELDNALHEQYGTEVLETLITNKMVELEAKKLGVTVSEDSIQSEYEEIIESYGGEEALQKALEANGLTEESVRENIRMYQLTKNVIATGIDITDEEVAQYFDNNKESYGQQEKVVASQILLEDETTAKDVLKKLKAGEDFSELAKAYSIDSATSENSGEIGTISRGQMDEAFEKAAFGLEKNSISDIVQTSEGYHIVKVTDKVPAKEAELKDVKDNVYATILEERINEEYTSWLNEKQEEYKIERK; translated from the coding sequence ATGAAAAATAGGCTTTTCCGAACGCTAATCTTACCTGCTGGATTCGTCATGCTACTAGCCGGCTGTACTGTGGGCAGTGATTACGTAGCAAAGGTTGATGGAGAGAAGATTCTACAAGCAGAATTAGATAATGCGTTGCATGAACAATACGGTACTGAAGTACTTGAAACATTAATCACAAACAAAATGGTTGAGCTTGAAGCAAAGAAGCTAGGCGTCACTGTATCTGAGGACAGTATTCAATCAGAGTATGAAGAGATAATAGAGTCATATGGTGGTGAAGAAGCCTTACAGAAAGCTTTGGAAGCTAATGGGCTAACAGAGGAAAGTGTAAGAGAAAATATTCGCATGTATCAGCTTACTAAAAATGTTATTGCTACGGGCATAGATATTACAGATGAGGAAGTAGCTCAATATTTTGATAACAATAAGGAGAGCTATGGACAACAAGAAAAGGTTGTAGCCAGTCAAATTTTATTGGAGGATGAGACAACGGCAAAGGATGTATTGAAAAAGCTAAAAGCCGGTGAGGATTTTTCGGAGCTAGCAAAGGCATATTCAATAGATTCAGCAACAAGTGAAAATAGTGGTGAAATTGGCACCATTAGTCGAGGTCAAATGGACGAGGCGTTTGAGAAAGCAGCATTCGGTCTTGAGAAAAATAGTATTAGTGATATCGTTCAAACATCTGAAGGCTATCACATCGTTAAAGTAACCGATAAGGTACCTGCAAAAGAGGCAGAACTCAAGGATGTCAAAGATAATGTTTATGCCACTATTCTTGAAGAGCGGATAAATGAAGAATATACATCTTGGCTAAATGAAAAACAAGAGGAATATAAAATCGAGAGAAAATAA